Genomic DNA from Mesorhizobium sp. 131-2-1:
CATCGCCAATGCGCAGGTGCGGCAGGGCGACATCTTCGCGCCGCCGGTCGAGCGCGACGCCTTCGATCTGGTCACCATCCACCAGGTGCTGCACTATCTCGATGACCCCGCCCGCGCCATCCGCGAGGCGGCCAGGCTGCTGAGGCCGGCGGGCCGGCTGGTGATCGTCGATTTCGCGCCGCATACGCTGGAGTTCCTGCGCGACCAGCATGCGCATATGCGGCTCGGCTTTTCCGACCGGCAGATCGCCGAGTGGTTCGCCGAGGCGGGTCTCGCGCTCGAGGAGAGCCAGGAATTCGAGCCGCGCGGCCAGGCCGAGGCCAGGCTCACCGTCAAGCTGTGGCTCGGCCGCGACCGCCGCATGCTGATCGCCGATCCTTCCAATGACAGCCAGCAGCTGAGGGAAACCGCCTGATGAACCAGTTCCGTTTTTCCCGTCGGCCCGACATTGGCGACAAGGTCCGGGTTTCGTTCGAGTTCTTCCCGCCGAAGACGGACGAGATGGAAGCAAGGCTGTGGGACACCGTCACCCGGCTGGAGCCGCTCAAGCCGAAATTCGTGTCGGTGACCTATGGCGCCGGCGGCTCGACGCGCGAGCGCACCGCCCGCACGGTCAAGCGCATCCTCAACGAGACGACGCTGACGCCGGCCGCGCACATGACCTGCGTCGACGCCGCCCGCGATCAGGTCGACGCCGTGGTGCGCGAATTCGCCGACATGGGCGTCACCCGCTTCGTTGCGCTGCGCGGCGATCCGGCCGCAGGCGTCGGCACCGCCTACAAGCCGCATCCCGAAGGCTATGCCAATGGCGCCGAGCTGGTCGGCGCGATGAAGAGCGCCGGCGATTTCGACATCTCTGTCTCTGCCTACCCGGAAAAGCATCCGGAAAGCCCCGACTTCGCCACCGACTTCGACATGCTGAAGCGCAAGGCCGACAATGGCGCGACGCGGGCGATCACCCAGTTCTTCTTCGACAACGATCTCTACGAGCGCTATGTCGAGCGGGCGCGGCGGGCCGGCATCTACATTCCGATCGTGCCGGGCATCCTGCCGGTGCACAATTTCACCCAGGTCGCCAATTTCTCGGCGCGCTGCGGCGCGCTGGTGCCGGCCTGGCTGGCCGAGCGTTTCGAGGGATTGCAAAACGACCCGCAGACGCATGCGCTGGTGGCCTCCGCCGTGGCCGCCGAGCAGGTGCTCGACCTCGTCGAACGTGGCGTGAGCGACTTCCATTTCTATACGATGAACCGCGCCGACCTGGTCTTTGCCATCTGCCATATGATCGGCATCCGCTCGCATGAAGCGGAAGCGGCGGGCTCGGCGGCGGCCTGATTTCTTCGCATCGACGTGAAATGCAAAAGGCCGGGTGAAAACCCGGCCTTTCGAAATTGGTTTGACTGTCAGCTGGTGCTTTCTTCCGCTCTGGCGGTTACGGAAGAACGCCTATGATAAGGGCGCCGATGAATGCGAACGCTGCACAAATCATCAATGCGTTGATTGGCCTCGTCAGTCCCATGTCATAGCCTCCTCTTAAGAGCTATGGCAGGAGTCTAGGGTCATTTGTGCCACAGGCAAGCGGAAAATATGCTGCAATGCGACGTGATTGTGGAATTTGCGACCTGGGTGTTACCGTTAGGCATTGAAACTCTTCGGCAAAAGCCGGCTCAAGGCTTGTGAATAAATTGTGGCGGACCTGCGGCGGAAGCGGGGCATGGCAGCGCTACCAAGGTCGACTCGGAATGCCCAACTGCGTCGACACTCGGTTCGGAATGCGCGGTGCGGGAGCCAACCAAACTACCTGGATCGCCCATGCGTCCAACCGAACAACCAGCGTCAGCGTTGGCCGAACAGGCGTCCGTCGATGGTGACGAGGCCCAGACCGATCAATGCCATGCCGCCCATTTCGAACAGTTCGAGCCGCTCGCCAAGGAACAGGAAACCGAGCAGCATGGCGCTGACCGGCACGATCAGCGTGACCAGCGAGGCATTGGTCGCGCCGGCCGAGGCGACAAGGTTGAAATAGAGGATGTAGGCGAAGGCGGTGGAGAGCAGCGCCAGCCCCAGCACCGCCGCCCAGACCGGAGCAGAGGCCGAGAACAGGCCGGCCGGGCCGTAGGTGGCGAGAACGACCGGGATCATGATGATGGTCGAAGCGGTCAATTGTCCGGTGGCGATGACCGGCGAGGGCACGCCCTTGAAGCGGCGGGCAATCATCAGCGCGATGGCGTAGGACAGCGAGGCGCCTATCAGCGCGAATTTCGCCCAGACCGGACCGCCGAGCCCGGCAAGCAGGCCGGGACCGATCATCACCGCCGTCCCGGCGATGCCGAGCGCGATGCCGGCAAGCTTGTTCCAGGATAGTTTTTCGTCTGATGTCAGCGCATTGGCGAGGACCAGGGTCCAGAACGGCGTGGTGGCGTTGAGCACCGAGGCGACACCTGCGCCAAGCTCTGTCTGGCCGGCGAAGATCAGCGAGAAGGGAACAACGTTGTTGGCAAGCGCCAGCAGCAAAAACAGGCCGGCATGCGGGAAGGCGAGGCGGAAGGAAGGGCCGCGCACCGCCAGATAGAGCTGGAGCGCCGCCGCTGCGATGGCGACCCGGAACAGCACCAGCACCAGGGGCGACAGCTCCGAGACGGCGATGCGGGCGAAGAAGAACGAGCCGCCCCAGATCGCACCGAGCAAAAGCAGTTGTCCCCAGTCAGAAAGCGTCATCGGTCCGCGTGTCGCGGCGGCCGTG
This window encodes:
- the metF gene encoding methylenetetrahydrofolate reductase [NAD(P)H]; this translates as MNQFRFSRRPDIGDKVRVSFEFFPPKTDEMEARLWDTVTRLEPLKPKFVSVTYGAGGSTRERTARTVKRILNETTLTPAAHMTCVDAARDQVDAVVREFADMGVTRFVALRGDPAAGVGTAYKPHPEGYANGAELVGAMKSAGDFDISVSAYPEKHPESPDFATDFDMLKRKADNGATRAITQFFFDNDLYERYVERARRAGIYIPIVPGILPVHNFTQVANFSARCGALVPAWLAERFEGLQNDPQTHALVASAVAAEQVLDLVERGVSDFHFYTMNRADLVFAICHMIGIRSHEAEAAGSAAA
- a CDS encoding DMT family transporter produces the protein MATTATAAATRGPMTLSDWGQLLLLGAIWGGSFFFARIAVSELSPLVLVLFRVAIAAAALQLYLAVRGPSFRLAFPHAGLFLLLALANNVVPFSLIFAGQTELGAGVASVLNATTPFWTLVLANALTSDEKLSWNKLAGIALGIAGTAVMIGPGLLAGLGGPVWAKFALIGASLSYAIALMIARRFKGVPSPVIATGQLTASTIIMIPVVLATYGPAGLFSASAPVWAAVLGLALLSTAFAYILYFNLVASAGATNASLVTLIVPVSAMLLGFLFLGERLELFEMGGMALIGLGLVTIDGRLFGQR